In the Silene latifolia isolate original U9 population chromosome 1, ASM4854445v1, whole genome shotgun sequence genome, TAATTTGTAGACTTCACTTTAGAATTTTTAATTTCCAGACATCATTCTTAAGTCAGAACTACCCATCTAGAAAAGAAACACATCCAAATTTATTTACTCTTTCTCATCAAATATTGTCTCACTCGCATGTTTTGTTACTCAGATCCAGTTTCTAGTGACAGACGCGGTGTGTCTGCGTTTTGGTTTCATATATTCTGTGAAACATTCATGTTTTAGACTGTAAAAGACGTCCAAGGGTTGTGTCTGGCGGGACTAGTGCTGTGTCCAGCACATGACACAGGGTATGTGGTAAGTCTAACAAAGATGACGTTGAATAGGGATGTAGATTCAACACTTGGAGTTCCAAGAAATCagttggtctcccttgtgacagtCGGAAGTTAAGACGGAGgaaaaatgaccattttatgataaaatgtgaccattttctAATAAAAAGTGAGCAACTGTTTGCCATTAGTTTATTATTGCAAATTGTGCATTTTAGTAGTCactttttttatcataaaatggtcactttttatcataaaatagtCACATTTATCTCGTCGTAACTTACGACCGTCGCAAATTGAGAATTTGAGCCaagcaatattttttttttcatcttcgcTAATCAACATAACCAAGGATTCCAATAAATAGGGATGTGAGATTCAACGCTTGGAGTTCTAATAAACCCCGAACTATGCAGCCTTACCGGAGCCTATCGGGTCTGACGTAAGGATTCTTTGGGGGATAGTTGTGTTGGAGTAAAAAAGATCCTAGAcaatgttgtcaataataactAGCAAAAAGAAAGATAAAGCATGAAAGAGAGTAGAAAAGAATACTGACTTAGAAGAAAGAAATAGGAGAAAATGAGATGAAATAGAAAGTTTGTAAGACTGTGAGCAGATAGGTATGTTTATCTAACTAGTTACACTCCCTTTGTTTCCTTATGTTTGTCAGAGTTTTAACTTTCTTCTTGAATTGTAAACTTGGGCTTTTAGAAAACTCTTCAGCTACCATCCTTAAGGGTAGAGTTGTTGACACGCAACTTGTAGCTCTTGATTTTTGAGCCTGAAAAAGGTGGTTTGGTAGACTTGGTAGAACTAAACCGGCCCAACTTACCCGACTCTTGTTGTCACAAATCGACCCATAACTGAACAAGCAAACCTATAATTAATCTGATGCCGAGTTGGTCCCACCCGACATGAGTTTTCCTGACCCAAATTAACCTTTACCCCCAAATGACTCTGTAATACCAAACACATCTGAACCTGAAATGACTCGACCTGACCTTCATGCAAAttgtaaacatacccatatcgaTCTGGGTCCGAGCCGACCTTCCTGTACGCGACGCAAAAGACCCATATGCCACGTATACGATTTGCTTTTTATTTACCTTATAATTGTTCCATTCAATTATTTTGGGACGAGGGCACCAGCAGAGAGTGAATAATTGCGGTGTTTTCGTGAAATTACTTAGCATGTTGCCACATTTTTTCAACTATGAAATACTGAAATATATCTGTAGGGGTCAGTTTAGTAGAACTGATCTGAAACTTGCTGGATTTATGATAATGTTACACACAAGTTGATCAGTTTCTCTTTTGCCTTTAAAGCACTTAAATAGCATGTTCGCTCATATATCTTTACTATATCACTGATATAATCAATCCATTTTATGTTATCATTATCAGCACTGGAGATAGGCTGCAGAAAATGGAAGCTGTAATAGCTAGAGCCAAGTCAATTCATTTGGATTACAACAATGTGGAGAAGAAATTTAGGCAACTTGTTGATCTTACTGAGGATGAGGCTAATTTTCACACCAAACAAAGTGCCTTTCTTTATCAGCTTGCAGTTCAGACGATGCCGAAATCTCTACATTGTTTATCTATGAGATTAACTGTTGAATATTTTAATAAAGCCTCTTTGGATTATGAGGCATCTACGATAGAGAAATTCACCGATCCCGAATTGTACCATTTTGTTGTCTTCTCCAGCAAGATACTTGCTTCATCTGTTCTTATTAACTCCACTGTTGCAAATGCTAAAGTATGTTTCCAATTCTGTACCATATTGTTTTTGTTGTAGATaaatttctttatttctttgggCTTCAGATATCTAAAATGAAATTTTCTCTGTTTTTCCTCAGGAAAGTAGGAAACTGGTTTTTCACATACTGACAGACAGAGAGAATTATTATTCAATGAAGCTGTGGTTCTTTCAAAACACGTTCAAGGAATCTGCTGTTCAGGTGCTGAATGTTGAAGATTATATTCCCGCATCCTATAATAAGATGGCAGGCTTATCACTACCGGAAGAATTTCGTGTTACCTTTCAAATTCCTCAGAAACTTAAAATGCAGTATAAAACAGAATATGTTTCTGTATTTTCGCATTCACACTATCTTCTGCCAGAAATCTTTAAGGAGTTGGACAAAGTTGTTGTCCTAGACGATGATATGCTTGTTCAGCAAGACTTATCATCTTTATGGAATATCAGAATGGAAAGGAAGGTCAATGGTGCTGTTGAGATGTGTGCGGTACGACTGGGTCAATTGAGTAATTACCTCGGTAAAAATAATTTCAACAGCAAATCTTGTGCCTGGATGTCTGGATTGAATGTGATTGATTTAGCAAGATGGAGGGAGCTTCATCTTACTGAAACATTTCGAAAGTTGGTTCATGAGGTGAGTAGCATTGTATTCTATTTATTTTCCTGTGGTCTTTGAGAATTGGCATTCTCTTGTTTTCAGATAGATGTTAGCTCAGAGTTGGACTCACTGCGGTGTCAAACATGAGTACATGTCTAAGTGTCAGACTCGACTGAATTGTTTAACCTATCTTAAATTGAGGATATTGGACCTGTGTATCAGTCTTCAGAACAAAAAATAGTTACTGTAATAAATTCGAAAtagaaattttttcaatttccaCTTTGATGCCCTAAAGTTTGAGCTGATTCCCCTTTAGTTTTGATGGTGGCCTGAGATTTTGGTGACGTGTATAACGTCCTTAAATTTGATACAAATCAGTGATGTTTTTCAACATTATAAAGTGTGGAAGCAAAAATATTTAAGTGAAATTTCACGTAATTTTGAATAAGAAATTTTGTTCTGCTTAAAAATATTGTTATTAGGACAATTTTTGTTGATTTTATCCTTTAGATCATCGAAGTAGAACATAATTTAAATGTGAGGATCACCAAAGTGATGTTGGTGAAACCTCGAGACACCAATGCAAAATTAGTCAAAACCTCAGAGAAACGAAGTTTTAATCCCTTGAACTATTTAGAGCTTTTATGAAGTAGAGAGAGATGTTTGAGGAATAAGACTTGATATCACACTAAATCCTTCATATATAGTCTCTGCCTCTACTTTCATCACGAGAGCCACCCTTTTTAACTCTTCTAGAAGAAATGTTAGAGCGGTAAGTCGGGAATGGTTTCTACACACATGTTGGGTGTCTGTTGGGAGTCTTGGGACATGGATACAGCCAAATAAAGAGTTGGAAGTAACATAATTAAGCACAAAGCTTATTCAAGTGGATTCTGTTTTCCTTTTTACCCTCTCTTCAACAAGTTGTCTTCTCATCTGGCCATTTTTGTTTTTGTACAGCTTGAAGCGGAAGGCACACAATATGAAGCTGCTGCATCTAGGGCTAGCTTGCTGACATTTCAGGACCACGTGCATGCTCTTGATGATTCTTGGGTTCTGTCAGGTTTGGGTCATGATTATGAGCTTAGCGTTCAAGCAATTAAGAAGGCTAAAACTTTGCATTACAATGGGAACATGAAACCTTGGCTTGAGCTAGGAATCCCTAAATACAAAAGCTTATGGCTCAGATATTTGAACCGAGAAGACCTGTATTTAAGTGCGTGCAATGTCAATCCGTAGAGAGGGAGGTAATTCAGCTTGCTGGGCATTAGTCACAACCTTGGCTGCTGGATTTTGAGAAAATCGTCATTTCTAAGATTTTGCCGGTACAGCCTGAAATGCTTGGGTGGGGTAAAATATGGTATTTCTAGATTCATAGTTGAAACACATCAACACTCGACCTATTCTTTGAAGATTAGAAGAGCTTGTCAACAACAATTGCTGTGGCATATTATAACAGGGATACTGAAAACGACAGAGAAATAAGTAAAGACATGTTCATCGGCACAAGCTGAGAAGGCAGATCCCGTTTGCTGGTCTTCACCGATATGTTCTGTTGTGTGTTATAGAGTGTTGTGTAAATGATAGAGGATTAAATATGAAACCTGTATTCATTTCAACTTGCATTTCCCTTTTGGTAGTCGTCTGAATATTATTAGTTATCAATTTTTTGGCGAGAGAAATAAAAGAAATCTCTCTATCCAGTGTTGTAACAGCCTTGAGTCGACTCTACTATAATGAGTAATATTGTTAATCGTGTTGGTGACATCATGGCAGCTGCTTAACTACTGGCTCTCTACGAGACAGGCTTGGATAAAAACCGTTGCCCACATCGGTTGTATcacctaagaagatccaaataccCTGGTACATCATCAATTACAAGTCCTAAATGCTGGCCACGGAGAACCAATTCTATTCCATTCATTATAGATTTATTGTTTTGTTCTATTAGTATCTATACCCAAGCATAGATAGGCCATGTCAGTGCCGAGCCTAAGCACATACTTTTTATTGGAACATTGGCATTGGCACGACACGTGGCCCATGGCATCTCATATAGGGTCGTGCCAATTCCGCCTGTCAAAATGAGCTATGGACCTAGGTGTAGCCGTTCGCTCAGCCATTCCCATCTATACTTTTTATGAGGGAAATAGGGCAAAACTACTCTACtattttacccaaaaaaaaaaaaaaaagataaatcaaTGTTGGAAACTTGACTTTGCTCTTCGAATAATAATTTTGTTAGTTATTTATAAAATAAGTTAAATAGAAGGTACTATTTGACCAAAAAATAGAACATTAGGTAGTTTGACAAAATGTTCTGAAGTAAATTGTGAATTACAGATCAACACCAAATTCCGTATTCCCTTTGCTTTCCATGTTACTAGTAAAACTGTAGAACCATTCTCCATTCTAGGTTCGTACTTCCTTATTAAGTGACTTTGAAATTGTTCACAGCCAATAATATTGGTTTCCCTCATGGTAATTACATAAACAATGTCGTCCTTGCCGGATGAaactcttaaaaaaaaaaaaaaaaaaaaaaaaaaaaaaaaaaaaaatagcgaAATAGTACATGGTTAAATTCCTCCCAAGAGCGAGCGCACAGAATGATTGGGCTTATGTTGCGAGTGAAAAAACGATCAGCATCTTGTACATTCTTGAAGATAGGAGGGAGGGATTGTGTTTCCTATTCTGTATTAATATACAACACAGCACTAAAGAACTACCATTTCCGATATACAGCAGACGAAATGAGATTTTAAGATCAGTCCCGAGGCTGAGAAACCCATTTCACCCAAATGCTCAGTGAATTCTCAATCACTGTTGTGGTGATGGTTCTACTACGGGTGGTATACAATCCACCTTGTAATTCAAAACCTACACATGAGCAACGAACAAGCTTGTAATTCACCAATCAATCAGAGAGACTAATAAACTACCATCATCTATGTTGCTCAGACTTGTTCTAAGAGTGGAAGTATGGCGAATGTCCACGCTATTATAGAAAGTGTTTTTGGCTTACACTTGAGCATGCAAAAACGAGTCGGAATAACATGAACCAATATGACTTGTAAACATATCCACAGACCACACCACAAAAGATTAGAAAGACACATAAACCAGTCACTCATAGAGTCAGTCGTACCTTTTTAAAAAAAGTTGAATATGAATTGTCCCAAATTAACTTGTAACTTCCGGCCATGACTGTACAGAAATTACCCTGAATTCAACAATTGTTAGAAACAGAAACCAGTCACTAGGATAAGGTAAACCCACAGAAATTAAGCAGAAAGTCACACACTTGATCAGACTCGCAGCGGCGATAAGGCAAGATGAGCTGCAACAATGAAGAGAGAACACTTTAGTCTGAGGTTAAAGACGTTGATTTTTACGAGGGAGTTTTCAACAAATTCATGTTAAAGAAAAACTTGTTTAACCACTTACTATATTTTGGCCAGAAGGGTTTGTATATTCCACACTAAATCCTACATCCTGTATAAATCAAGATGAAGCCCACAAATAAGCACGAGTATCAAATATAATTCTTAAGAAGCAAAGAATTAGATGATTATCACCCCTAATGTCTCAAAGCAGGCTCCTGCGTAGGCAAAATTCAGGAGGAAGGTAGGCAGCCTTATCCTTGAATTCCTGACCGACAGGGTCGGAGGGGCTTAAACAAAAGAAAAATCTCGGGATTAAAGGCTAGTTCCAATTGAACCCTAACCCAGATGTCATTTACCAACTGCTACCCCGTGATAAAAATAGTGAATCTATCCTAAAGGAAGTGATATAGAAACCTCAACAACCTTTTCAAACGTTCATAGTCTAACAAAATGATGAATAAAGTCATATACCTACGTCAAAAACACATTCGAAAGTGTCCAAAGGAACAATTTAAGTCATCTATTTTATTAACATTAACGAGCACTAGGTAaaatttttaattgttttaagCGGGGAGTGTTCATATTTGAGGCAAGTTTTTGTCTGGTTTAGGCCGTATTGCGGTATACTTATTATACATTACATTCTAAAGGCTAAATCGGGTATGGGTATCACATTTGGCTCAGTTACCTCCGAATCACCAAGTAGTAcgtttgtttaaaaaaaaatttgcGGAATTTCATGATTTATTGTTACCATGTCAAATTTTTCTTTATGACACAATCAGCTTCACAGATTAACCAACATAAgacaaaaacaaatgaaaattgCATATgaaagaaacaaaaaaattgGTGCGGAATCCTGGCTAATCCCATGGTCAAGGTGGGTTCATGTAAAGAGCCCCACTCGGCCCTGATGGTGCTGTTcctactttctaagtacatggtGCTTATCTGTCTTTATAAGTCAATGGTGCTTGACCAGTCTAGATACAGAAAACCAGTTGCAAAAAGAGAACATCAGAACGCAGTGCTTCTATGCTGACTCCTGTCTATGCATTATTTTGAAGAGGGTCAAATGAATAAGCAAAAAGGAGATGGAAAGACAGATTTCATCGTCATTATAATGGAAGCCTTGGAAGGAAGTCAGCACATGAGCTCAGGTATACATAATACATTATCACTTCTTTAAAATGTCCACTCAAATGAGAGAAACGCAGAGACAGCATTTTTTGGGGAAAAAAATGTTATCCTCACTACATTACTTTATGTACCAACCATCAATTTTCAATAAAGTGAAGCTTAGTTCAAAGGAGAATCCAAAAACACATTGACATACGCTTGAACAAACAAGTTCGGTGTTTTTTACCATCTAACATGCTAACTGGGCCCTGGGGTGGGGAATTGGATAGAGTACCCCATCATAAACAAAACATTGAGCTCTATATAGAAACAATCAATATGACACTTAAGCAGCATATTCATAGTCCATTGTGAAAAGACTACCCATTAACATATCTTGTTCTTGTGTGTTAGATTGACGACTTTGTAAGTTTAAAATGCTAATTTACCAAAGAACCCTAAATAACAGAAGTAATTTGCCACTGGTTCCAATCCAGAATGCCATAAGCTACTAATTTGACATGCTTATACTCGTTGCTAACTCTTATTTGCCAACGTATACAGAAATAGTCCTAGGCTTTTGATTTTTTTGACCTTCTACCAATGGTCGAACACGAAATTCCAGCATGTGGGGTCATTCTTAGACTCATTATCATGAGTATCTTTTAATGATCGGGtctttaaactaaactaatattGAATCAGCAACAATTAGCAACATAAAAATGTCATTTCTCAAAAGACATGTAGGATCTCAAGACCCCAGTAATCCAAAGATGGCTATGCCACTGCCTTCAATGTATACAATGGGTTTTAGATTAAAAAAATGGAAGTATTGTGTTTATACAAACAAAAGCGCAATAAAACAGGGAATCACAAAAGAGTACTATAGTAAATAAAACAAGCTCATGAGCCGATCATACCATTTTCATTTTACTTTGTTCCAAAGCAAAATCCCAGGCTATATAAGAATTTACAGAGTCCACAGACAAAACCACCTAGGGGAACAAAAAACAGTAAGATTAGACATGCATATACCGCATGACAACAATTATAGGTGGTTTGTTACTTTGTTGTAGCAGGCAATATAGGGTTAAATACGCATACATCACCGATAACCAACATAGTCCATACTACATGCAGTTACACTTCACACTCGAGAGAATATTACAAGGAAATACTGCAACATACCTCGTGAGTTTTCCCAGCAGGAATTGTTATCTCTTTGTACTCATCATTTCTGTCACCGAAACAGACAAGCAAGACTCAGTGTTAAAAAAATAGGTAAGATTCAATGTGGAGTCTGAATTATCTGCATATAGTGAGCTATCCCAAAATAAGCAAACGGAGGAGAAACAAACCTTGATCCTGAGGCACCTGCTTCATCTGCTGATAtgaagaaaggggaatttgcgaACACCTCACTAAGACCAGAAGAGGCGTTTAATTAGTTGATAAATCAAAGAAATCATCAATATACTGAAAACACGAATTAAAAGAAAAGTTTAGAGAAGATTTACCCAATAAAAACAATGAACCTCTCAAATTCACGGGTATAAAGGTAGGCAGCTTGCTTCAAGATATTTAATTGATCTGCAGTCCTGTTACCAGAACAACCACCACATGGTAAGTAAGAGAAATAAATTCTCCCTGCACTCCATTTATATTGTCCCATTTTGACTTTAATGTAAACACAGGCCAAACTTCAACCATTCATCGAAATATATGTAGAGATAAAAAAGATTATGTCAGGTATGATATGTCAAACCAAATATTTTCATACTATCGTTCTTAAACGTTGTTATCATTATAGAGAGAAAATGTCAGTCAAAGTTACACAAGTTGATGACTAAGGTCAAATGGAGACAATATAAATGGGATGAATGTAGTACATTATAACAGTCATGTGGAGGAGGCACAGGAAGATCTGAAGCAATATGCAAGACCTACCAAATAAAGGGTTTGGGGAAACAAATGGAAGAAAGGAACGAATATCTCACAATTTTTGTTCACCGACACAGGCCCAAAGTAAAAAGAGGAAAACCCGCATGGTATGAATCATCTTCGTAAGGCTATATAATGGTGGCCCATAACGCTGCCTTTGCTCTTCCATGGGCCTGTTGAGACAGAACTTTACAACTGAATTCAGGTTGCTTTATGGGACCTTCATATCCAATACTGCCAGAAGCCAAAGGCAGTCATAACTCATAAGAAGTTCAAGAAATGGCATAGAAAACTACCACACCAGCCCACTGAGCAAGGCAATTACAACGAAGGGTTACAGTCTTACCTCTCAATTTCAAAAATTTCTTGATGAAAAAATAGAATATATCACCAGATAAATACAACTAAAATAAATGCAGTGCCAACGGCCAATCATGAAAACCGGGTAAAGACACTGGAGATGCCTCAAACACGGTAGATAATGAAGCCAAGGTAATAACTTTATCCGACATAACATCTAGCTTAAAAAGACGTTTCTTTCACATCCAATCACATGTTtcataaacaacaaatgcaacaCGAAGGCAGCCGGACTAACTCAGCCACCGCAGCCTCAAACAGCGTACAAAAAGGAATTTAGCAAGCTCACTACAAAGAAAATGGTTTCTTTTCACGATCTCCAATAGAACATGTAACATTTTTCAGGAGAATTGCTTCAACTACTTTCTAATTCACAGCTTGTATTATGTCAATTCAAATTATGTTTGAATAAATAATTCATCCTTCCTGAACCTTTGACCTTACCCTACCATAAGTACCACGTCAATTCAAACTATGTTTggaataaattattcattcttcctTGAACCTTTGACCTTACGTCCTTACCCTACCATAAGTACCACGCAAGCTGAATGCCAGCTAGTCTCATTCCCCAATCTAAGTTGAAAAGTGAAACCCAAAACCGACGGGTTACAGAGACACACACAACCCCATTTAAGTTGATCGTCGAAACTGGGAAGAAGGGTTATGAGGAGACACTAATCCAGTAATCCCCGATTTAAGTTGAAAGTAGAAACTAGAAAAAGCGAGGTTATGAAGAGAAATTCAGCCCAATTGGGAAAGAACTCACTACAGATTGCAGGCTTAGAGCATCAGACTAATTGTCACCTTGTCCAACATATTTCAACGATCACCACCAAACATAAAACCATTTAAACAGAGTCCATGACTGTCCTGACATAGTCATGCCATATTTAGTCTTACACTAAAGTTACTTGCTAAATAAACTGGGAGGAAAAATATTTACAGCATGGAAGGGTAAGAAAGTAGAAGAGAATAAAAGAGCATACCCTTCATCATCATTTATCTGTCGAATAAAATCCAGCAGGACCTACAGAAGACAATAAATTA is a window encoding:
- the LOC141600611 gene encoding putative galacturonosyltransferase 7 isoform X2 — its product is MKGGVSSYQISTKRRWKGFVIAVLGLVILSMLVPLVFLLGFHNGFHSSGFPSEQSSMSHNQSGHIEEIIDRLVPSKERVNIPIEEVPVRDGLNESSSTSHLLIDQRQGSLAKPAEDHVHKPSPPSHKVNVSIPVEVIHPPKTADESETLCEVRFGSYCLWRRENKEVMIDSMVKKMKDRLFVARAYFPSIAKLPAHEKLSREMKQNIQDFERILSETTTDADLPSHTGDRLQKMEAVIARAKSIHLDYNNVEKKFRQLVDLTEDEANFHTKQSAFLYQLAVQTMPKSLHCLSMRLTVEYFNKASLDYEASTIEKFTDPELYHFVVFSSKILASSVLINSTVANAKESRKLVFHILTDRENYYSMKLWFFQNTFKESAVQVLNVEDYIPASYNKMAGLSLPEEFRVTFQIPQKLKMQYKTEYVSVFSHSHYLLPEIFKELDKVVVLDDDMLVQQDLSSLWNIRMERKVNGAVEMCAVRLGQLSNYLGKNNFNSKSCAWMSGLNVIDLARWRELHLTETFRKLVHELEAEGTQYEAAASRASLLTFQDHVHALDDSWVLSGLGHDYELSVQAIKKAKTLHYNGNMKPWLELGIPKYKSLWLRYLNREDLYLSACNVNP
- the LOC141600611 gene encoding putative galacturonosyltransferase 7 isoform X1: MKGGVSSYQISTKRRWKGFVIAVLGLVILSMLVPLVFLLGFHNGFHSSGFPSEQSSMSNNALGDHTSHNNSLINVQHNQSGHIEEIIDRLVPSKERVNIPIEEVPVRDGLNESSSTSHLLIDQRQGSLAKPAEDHVHKPSPPSHKVNVSIPVEVIHPPKTADESETLCEVRFGSYCLWRRENKEVMIDSMVKKMKDRLFVARAYFPSIAKLPAHEKLSREMKQNIQDFERILSETTTDADLPSHTGDRLQKMEAVIARAKSIHLDYNNVEKKFRQLVDLTEDEANFHTKQSAFLYQLAVQTMPKSLHCLSMRLTVEYFNKASLDYEASTIEKFTDPELYHFVVFSSKILASSVLINSTVANAKESRKLVFHILTDRENYYSMKLWFFQNTFKESAVQVLNVEDYIPASYNKMAGLSLPEEFRVTFQIPQKLKMQYKTEYVSVFSHSHYLLPEIFKELDKVVVLDDDMLVQQDLSSLWNIRMERKVNGAVEMCAVRLGQLSNYLGKNNFNSKSCAWMSGLNVIDLARWRELHLTETFRKLVHELEAEGTQYEAAASRASLLTFQDHVHALDDSWVLSGLGHDYELSVQAIKKAKTLHYNGNMKPWLELGIPKYKSLWLRYLNREDLYLSACNVNP
- the LOC141600611 gene encoding putative galacturonosyltransferase 7 isoform X3, which encodes MKGGVSSYQISTKRRWKGFVIAVLGLVILSMLVPLVFLLGFHNGFHSSGFPSEQSSMSERVNIPIEEVPVRDGLNESSSTSHLLIDQRQGSLAKPAEDHVHKPSPPSHKVNVSIPVEVIHPPKTADESETLCEVRFGSYCLWRRENKEVMIDSMVKKMKDRLFVARAYFPSIAKLPAHEKLSREMKQNIQDFERILSETTTDADLPSHTGDRLQKMEAVIARAKSIHLDYNNVEKKFRQLVDLTEDEANFHTKQSAFLYQLAVQTMPKSLHCLSMRLTVEYFNKASLDYEASTIEKFTDPELYHFVVFSSKILASSVLINSTVANAKESRKLVFHILTDRENYYSMKLWFFQNTFKESAVQVLNVEDYIPASYNKMAGLSLPEEFRVTFQIPQKLKMQYKTEYVSVFSHSHYLLPEIFKELDKVVVLDDDMLVQQDLSSLWNIRMERKVNGAVEMCAVRLGQLSNYLGKNNFNSKSCAWMSGLNVIDLARWRELHLTETFRKLVHELEAEGTQYEAAASRASLLTFQDHVHALDDSWVLSGLGHDYELSVQAIKKAKTLHYNGNMKPWLELGIPKYKSLWLRYLNREDLYLSACNVNP